From the Quercus lobata isolate SW786 chromosome 6, ValleyOak3.0 Primary Assembly, whole genome shotgun sequence genome, one window contains:
- the LOC115950837 gene encoding uncharacterized protein LOC115950837, whose product MGNCQAAEAATVVIQHPGNKIERIYWSVSAQEIMTSNPGHYVALVVTSPTLKSENGTPLKQLKLLRPDDTLLIGHVYRLISFEDVLKEFAAKKCVKLGKLLERGGLGLGAELRKKGSGCSNPNLNPKSDNKEIHHDLGSNDGSTSSSTGRSVGRHYGGGGGGGQWRPALHSIAEIGT is encoded by the exons atGGGGAACTGTCAGGCGGCGGAGGCGGCGACGGTGGTGATCCAACACCCGGGGAACAAGATCGAAAGGATTTACTGGTCGGTGAGTGCCCAGGAGATCATGACCTCGAACCCAGGCCACTACGTGGCACTTGTGGTGACCTCTCCGACTTTGAAGTCAGAGAATGGAACGCCATTGAAGCAGCTCAAGCTTCTCCGACCAGACGATACCTTGCTCATCGGACACGTTTATCGTTTAATCAGCTTCGAAG ATGTGTTGAAGGAGTTTGCTGCAAAGAAGTGTGTGAAACTGGGCAAATTGCTTGAGAGAGGAGGACTTGGGCTTGGCGCTGAGTTGAGGAAAAAAGGCTCGGGTTGTTCGAATCCAAATCTGAATCCCAAATCTGATAATAAG GAGATTCACCATGATCTGGGAAGCAACGATGGCAGCACCAGCAGCAGCACTGGTAGAAGCGTGGGTAGGCactatggtggtggtggtggtggtgggcaATGGAGGCCAGCCTTACACAGCATTGCAGAGATTGGGACTTGA
- the LOC115950267 gene encoding uncharacterized protein LOC115950267 gives MDEADDKVHLMTFKAGLKSRDFVASLAKNPPKTMAEALLKAQKYMNAKETLVVIDGAEKSKEKKKEKEDDRQGKKRDRADRRNDEGNRRREDKNPRPTKFTPLVMPVDQILTEIRDEPSLKWPRPLHSVPSLCDKRKYCRFYKDHGHYTEDCRDLKEQIEELIYNGKLQQYVKKGDSDRYRQKSQQGDSRKDKDRPPPRPQNALREIKPIAGGPTTGGSFKSLRKSY, from the coding sequence ATGGATGAGGCGGATGACAAGGTACATCTCATGACCTTCAAAGCAGGGTTGAAATCCAGAGATTTTGTGGCGTCCTTGGCAAAGAACCCCCCCAAGACAATGGCCGAGGCATTGTTGAAAGCACAGAAGTATATGAACGCAAAAGAAACTCTAGTAGTCATTGACGGAgcagaaaaaagtaaggaaaagaagaaggaaaaggaggaCGATcgacaaggaaaaaaaagagaccgGGCTGATCGACGGAATGATGAAGGTAATAGGCGAAGGGAGGACAAGAACCCTCGTCCAACGAAATTCACACCGTTGGTGATGCCCGTTGACCAGATTCTAACAGAGATAAGGGACGAACCGTCTCTTAAGTGGCCAAGACCACTCCATTCAGTGCCTAGTTTGTGCGATAAGAGGAAATACTGCCGTTTTTACAAAGACCATGGGCATTACACAGAGGATTGCAGGGATCTGAAGGAGCAGATTGAAGAGCTCATCTATAATGGGAAACTACAACAGTATGTAAAAAAGGGAGATTCCGACAGGTACCGCCAGAAAAGCCAGCAAGGCGATTCAAGGAAAGACAAAGACCGCCCCCCACCTCGTCCACAAAACGCATTGAGGGAGATAAAGCCCATCGCTGGGGGACCAACCACGGGGGGATCATTCAAATCCCTCAGGAAGTCATACTAA